A section of the Gemmatimonadales bacterium genome encodes:
- the metH gene encoding methionine synthase, with the protein MTDPLHQRTSRLHRLEPLLAERILLLDGAMGTMLQRVGLTEADYRGERFADSHRDLKGNHDLLCITRPDVVGEIHAAYLRAGADIVETNSFNATRISQAEYGTQEAVHEINVAAARVARDAADAFETADRPRYVAGVLGPTSGTASLSPRVDDPAFRNVSFDQLAAAYREAARGLIDGGADVLLIETVFDTLNAKAAVFGVEQLFDDLGFRVPVMISGTITDRSGRTLSGQTAEAFWISLAHARPLSIGLNCALGPDLLRQHVQDLARIADVAVSAHPNAGLPNALGGYDLDAATMANEIGEWARSGLVNIVGGCCGTTPDHIAAIAEAIRGVKPRVPSSAPAITALAGLEPFFIRPDSLFVNVGERTNVTGSRRFAKLIQDQQYEAALEVARQQVDAGAQMIDVNFDEGLLDGEAAMSTFLRLIASDPAIARVPVMVDSSKWSVIESGLKALQGKSVVNSLSLKEGEARFLEQARLVRRYGAAAVVMAFDEHGQADTVEQRVAILERAFRILVDRVGFAPGDVILDANVFAVGTGIEAHADYGNAFVEAVRQVKQRCPGALTSGGISNVSFSFRGNDAVREAIHAVFLERTIAAGLDMGIVNAGQLPVIDDLDPELRERVADVLWNRRADATERLLEVADRAKGRAAATADLSWRNGTPSERLSHALVHGIVEFIEADTEEARQLAARPLDVIEGPLMAGMNIVGDLFAAGKMFLPQVVKSARVMKRAVAYLIPFLEAQRGGGSPRRSGRILLATVKGDVHDIGKNIVGVVLQCNEWEVIDLGVMVSAATIIETARREQVDMVGLSGLITPSLDEMAFVASEFERERFDVPILIGGATTSRTHTALRIAPAYTGPVVHVLDASRAVPVANALRDPAQRPAFAASVAAEYAGIRAARAGEHEGTLLTIEAARRNAFPVDLTIPPPVPSVVGIRAFDRWPLADLRRRIDWTPFFQAWEMPGAYPAILTHPDHGRAASDLFADASRILDEVEARGTLVARGVVGFWPANAWGDDIILYQDDSRDTERARVHTLRQQAQRKDNRPSIALADFVAPVASGVADYVGAFAVTTGHGLTELTDAAKRQHDDYRAIILSALADRLAEAFAERLHEEVRRTHWGYAPDECLDNDALIHERYQGIRPAPGYPATPDHTEKETIRALLDLERTTGITLTESFAMWPGASVSGWYFWRPDARYFGVGRIGRDQVEDYARRKGWDLATAERWLSPVLGYARAGR; encoded by the coding sequence GTGACCGACCCTCTTCATCAGCGTACGTCGCGCCTGCATCGGCTGGAGCCGCTGCTCGCCGAGCGCATCCTGCTCCTCGACGGGGCAATGGGAACGATGCTGCAGCGGGTCGGATTGACCGAAGCCGACTATCGCGGCGAGCGGTTCGCCGATTCGCATCGCGACCTCAAGGGAAATCACGATCTCCTCTGCATCACCCGGCCCGACGTGGTCGGGGAGATACACGCCGCATATCTCCGCGCCGGCGCCGACATCGTCGAGACGAATTCGTTCAATGCCACGCGGATCTCGCAGGCGGAGTATGGCACGCAGGAGGCGGTTCACGAAATCAACGTCGCTGCGGCTCGGGTGGCGCGCGACGCGGCTGACGCGTTCGAGACCGCCGATCGACCACGGTACGTCGCTGGTGTCCTCGGCCCGACCTCGGGGACGGCCTCGCTCTCGCCTCGCGTCGACGATCCCGCCTTCCGCAATGTCTCCTTCGATCAGCTCGCGGCGGCGTATCGTGAGGCGGCGCGTGGATTGATCGATGGCGGCGCCGACGTGCTGCTGATCGAAACGGTGTTCGACACGCTCAACGCGAAGGCGGCGGTCTTCGGCGTCGAGCAGCTCTTCGACGACCTCGGCTTCCGCGTCCCGGTGATGATCTCGGGGACGATCACCGATCGCAGCGGGCGGACCCTCTCGGGACAGACAGCCGAAGCGTTCTGGATCTCCCTGGCACACGCGCGCCCGCTGTCGATCGGGCTGAATTGCGCGCTCGGACCCGACCTGCTCCGGCAGCATGTACAGGACCTCGCACGCATCGCCGATGTGGCGGTGAGTGCCCACCCCAACGCGGGGCTGCCCAACGCCCTCGGCGGCTATGATCTCGACGCGGCGACGATGGCGAACGAGATCGGAGAGTGGGCGCGGTCTGGGCTGGTCAACATCGTCGGCGGTTGTTGCGGCACGACGCCCGATCATATCGCGGCGATCGCGGAGGCGATCCGCGGCGTCAAGCCGCGAGTTCCGTCGTCCGCGCCGGCAATCACCGCGCTCGCCGGCCTCGAGCCGTTCTTCATTCGTCCCGATTCGCTCTTCGTCAACGTCGGCGAGCGCACCAACGTGACCGGATCGCGACGCTTCGCGAAACTCATCCAGGACCAGCAGTATGAAGCGGCGCTCGAAGTGGCACGCCAGCAGGTCGATGCCGGCGCGCAGATGATCGATGTCAACTTCGACGAGGGGCTGCTCGACGGCGAGGCGGCGATGTCGACCTTCCTCCGGTTGATCGCGTCCGACCCTGCGATCGCGCGGGTGCCGGTGATGGTCGATTCGTCGAAGTGGTCGGTAATCGAGTCCGGGCTCAAGGCGCTGCAGGGGAAGAGCGTGGTGAATTCGCTGTCGCTCAAGGAGGGGGAGGCGAGATTCCTCGAGCAGGCGCGCCTGGTGCGGCGCTACGGTGCTGCGGCAGTGGTGATGGCGTTCGACGAGCATGGCCAGGCCGACACGGTCGAGCAGCGGGTTGCGATTCTCGAGCGGGCGTTCCGCATCCTGGTCGATCGCGTCGGGTTCGCGCCGGGCGATGTGATTCTCGACGCCAACGTCTTCGCGGTGGGGACCGGCATCGAAGCGCACGCCGATTACGGCAATGCCTTCGTTGAAGCGGTTCGCCAGGTGAAGCAGCGCTGTCCCGGCGCACTCACCAGCGGCGGGATCAGCAACGTCTCGTTCTCCTTCCGCGGCAACGATGCGGTCCGCGAGGCGATCCACGCTGTCTTCCTCGAGCGGACGATTGCCGCCGGACTCGACATGGGGATCGTCAACGCCGGCCAGCTTCCGGTGATCGACGATCTCGATCCGGAACTGCGCGAACGCGTCGCCGACGTCCTCTGGAATCGGCGCGCCGACGCGACCGAGCGGCTGCTCGAGGTCGCCGATCGTGCCAAGGGCCGCGCCGCCGCGACCGCCGATCTCTCCTGGCGCAATGGCACGCCTTCCGAACGACTATCCCACGCGCTGGTGCATGGCATCGTCGAGTTCATTGAAGCCGACACCGAAGAAGCGCGGCAGCTCGCGGCGCGACCACTCGACGTGATCGAAGGGCCGCTGATGGCGGGGATGAACATCGTCGGCGATCTGTTTGCGGCCGGGAAGATGTTTCTTCCCCAGGTGGTGAAGAGTGCGCGCGTGATGAAGCGCGCGGTCGCCTACCTGATTCCGTTCCTCGAGGCGCAGCGTGGCGGTGGGTCGCCGCGCCGCAGCGGCCGGATCCTCCTCGCCACGGTAAAGGGCGACGTACACGACATCGGCAAGAACATCGTCGGCGTGGTGTTGCAGTGCAACGAATGGGAAGTCATCGATCTCGGCGTGATGGTCTCCGCGGCAACGATCATCGAAACGGCGCGCCGCGAGCAGGTCGACATGGTGGGATTATCGGGGCTGATCACGCCGTCGCTCGACGAGATGGCGTTCGTGGCGTCGGAATTCGAGCGTGAGCGGTTCGACGTCCCGATCCTGATCGGTGGTGCGACCACATCCCGCACCCACACTGCGCTGCGCATCGCACCGGCGTACACCGGGCCGGTGGTGCACGTCCTCGATGCGTCGCGCGCGGTCCCCGTGGCGAATGCACTCCGCGATCCGGCGCAACGTCCGGCCTTTGCCGCGTCGGTTGCCGCGGAGTATGCGGGGATTCGCGCGGCACGGGCGGGTGAGCACGAAGGAACGCTGCTGACGATTGAGGCCGCCCGCCGCAACGCCTTCCCCGTGGATCTCACGATTCCGCCGCCGGTGCCGAGTGTTGTCGGGATCCGCGCGTTCGACCGGTGGCCGCTCGCCGATCTGCGGCGCCGCATCGACTGGACGCCGTTCTTCCAGGCGTGGGAGATGCCCGGCGCGTATCCGGCGATTCTCACGCATCCCGACCACGGTCGCGCGGCGAGCGACCTCTTTGCCGATGCATCGCGGATCCTGGACGAGGTCGAAGCGCGTGGCACGCTGGTCGCGCGCGGTGTCGTCGGGTTCTGGCCGGCGAACGCGTGGGGCGACGACATCATCCTGTACCAGGACGATAGTCGCGACACCGAACGGGCGAGGGTGCACACCCTTCGCCAGCAGGCGCAGCGCAAGGACAACCGTCCGTCCATCGCGCTCGCCGATTTTGTGGCACCGGTGGCCTCCGGGGTCGCAGACTATGTCGGCGCATTTGCCGTGACCACGGGGCACGGACTCACCGAGCTGACCGACGCCGCCAAACGTCAGCACGACGATTATCGCGCGATCATCCTGTCGGCACTCGCCGACCGGCTCGCGGAGGCCTTCGCCGAACGGCTTCACGAAGAGGTCCGCCGGACGCACTGGGGATACGCGCCCGACGAATGCCTCGACAACGATGCGCTGATCCACGAACGCTATCAGGGGATCCGCCCTGCCCCCGGGTATCCCGCGACGCCTGATCACACCGAAAAGGAAACCATCCGCGCGCTCCTCGACCTCGAACGCACCACCGGGATCACGCTGACGGAATCGTTCGCGATGTGGCCGGGGGCGTCGGTGAGCGGCTGGTATTTCTGGCGGCCGGACGCGCGGTACTTCGGCGTCGGCCGGATCGGCCGCGACCAGGTCGAGGATTATGCGCGCCGCAAAGGGTGGGACCTTGCCACCGCCGAACGGTGGCTCTCGCCGGTCCTCGGCTACGCGCGGGCGGGGCGATGA
- the dacB gene encoding D-alanyl-D-alanine carboxypeptidase/D-alanyl-D-alanine-endopeptidase — protein sequence MSCRAAITALLVAVPAAAHAPRLQAQTTAADVTPVMNAWWTRASHRAPGTWGIVIADQTGKVLWQMNADTPMIPASTAKVLTTGFTRTEVGGDARRATRVIGSGHVDSASGTWVGRWALEMNGDPTLERADRAGPTLEQLAQQLAAIGIRRLVGPLDVTTSSATTVGAPRSIYPAVWSDRFRGRIYAPPIGPITLNENVVSVTVGPGAKLGARPVVIGDAPSGVGSLVEMAAKTVAGRGTGLHFSAGKDGHWVVSGKIGLHGRARRFEAVSTDPTAVLEAVWQHATSAAGIQWTRASGISAPGMANKRVLAEVASATFDSIAHEVNTRSLNIGAEMMLLWGGSNTTPASQLTDFVRKVTGLDGVHMVDGSGLSEEDRVAPIVFTTYLAKIPQTAAGRNFPMLFPANGFGTLRRLASGLPEAGVVRAKTGTLTNVSTLVGYLGRNDGTLIIAAMYNGGAESAAKAAQWDLFRKLGAHGVVVPADLGDDGELGGPNVSNK from the coding sequence ATGTCCTGTCGCGCCGCCATCACCGCCCTCCTCGTCGCCGTCCCGGCCGCGGCGCATGCTCCGCGACTGCAGGCGCAGACGACCGCGGCCGATGTGACGCCGGTGATGAACGCCTGGTGGACCCGGGCGTCGCACCGCGCGCCGGGGACGTGGGGCATCGTCATTGCCGATCAGACCGGCAAGGTCCTCTGGCAAATGAACGCCGACACGCCGATGATCCCGGCGTCGACCGCGAAGGTGCTCACCACGGGATTCACGCGGACCGAGGTCGGCGGCGATGCACGCCGCGCCACCCGGGTGATCGGGTCGGGACACGTCGATTCGGCAAGCGGAACCTGGGTGGGGCGGTGGGCGCTGGAGATGAACGGCGATCCGACCCTCGAGCGCGCGGACCGCGCCGGGCCGACCCTGGAACAGCTTGCCCAGCAGCTCGCTGCAATCGGTATTCGCCGTCTTGTCGGGCCGCTCGACGTCACGACCAGCTCGGCGACGACCGTCGGTGCGCCGCGCTCGATTTATCCCGCGGTCTGGTCCGACCGTTTCCGCGGCCGGATCTACGCACCGCCGATCGGTCCGATCACGCTCAACGAAAATGTCGTCTCGGTGACCGTCGGTCCCGGCGCCAAGCTTGGTGCGCGCCCGGTCGTCATCGGTGATGCACCGAGTGGCGTCGGATCACTGGTCGAGATGGCGGCGAAGACCGTGGCGGGTCGCGGCACCGGCCTGCACTTCTCGGCCGGCAAGGATGGCCACTGGGTGGTGAGCGGCAAGATCGGATTGCACGGCCGCGCCCGGCGTTTTGAAGCGGTGTCGACCGATCCGACCGCCGTTCTCGAAGCGGTCTGGCAGCACGCCACGTCTGCGGCCGGGATTCAGTGGACCCGTGCGTCGGGAATCTCGGCGCCCGGGATGGCCAACAAGCGCGTCCTCGCCGAGGTCGCGTCGGCGACGTTCGATTCGATCGCGCACGAGGTCAACACCCGCTCGCTCAACATCGGCGCCGAGATGATGCTCCTCTGGGGCGGCAGCAATACGACGCCCGCGAGTCAGCTCACCGACTTCGTGCGCAAGGTGACCGGGCTCGATGGCGTGCACATGGTGGATGGCAGCGGCCTTTCGGAAGAGGATCGCGTGGCGCCGATCGTCTTCACCACGTACCTCGCGAAGATCCCGCAGACAGCGGCCGGGCGAAACTTCCCGATGCTCTTCCCCGCAAACGGCTTCGGTACGCTGCGCCGGCTCGCCAGCGGGTTGCCGGAAGCGGGCGTGGTCCGCGCCAAGACCGGCACGCTGACCAACGTCTCGACGCTGGTGGGATACCTCGGTCGCAACGACGGGACGCTGATCATCGCCGCGATGTACAACGGTGGCGCCGAGTCGGCAGCCAAGGCAGCGCAATGGGATCTCTTCCGGAAGCTCGGCGCCCATGGCGTCGTGGTCCCGGCCGATCTCGGTGACGACGGCGAACTCGGCGGACCGAACGTCAGCAACAAGTAG
- a CDS encoding YggT family protein, with translation MSDSLLLDIVYGARILVAGAFACAMVVALTHWAVRRGSLSAFGGWARLVRRSSDPVVVPLERRLARAGANPQDAPIWLVGVVVVAGLAFIALINWLIGFIVSAYQSAESGFLVALLVHSVFEILMFAIMIRVIASWLSINPHAGPMRIVNILTDWLIEPLHRVIPPIGIFDVTPIVAYFLLYVAEGVVMRGLF, from the coding sequence TTGTCCGACAGCCTGCTCCTCGACATCGTCTACGGCGCCCGCATCCTTGTGGCGGGCGCTTTTGCATGCGCCATGGTCGTGGCACTCACGCACTGGGCCGTGCGCCGCGGATCGCTGTCGGCGTTCGGCGGCTGGGCGCGCCTGGTGCGCCGCAGCAGCGATCCGGTCGTGGTCCCGCTGGAGCGGCGCCTCGCGCGCGCCGGCGCCAATCCCCAGGATGCCCCGATCTGGCTGGTCGGCGTGGTCGTGGTTGCCGGCCTGGCGTTCATCGCGCTGATCAACTGGTTGATCGGCTTCATCGTGAGTGCCTACCAGAGCGCGGAGAGCGGCTTCCTCGTCGCATTGCTGGTGCACTCGGTGTTCGAGATCCTCATGTTCGCGATCATGATCCGCGTGATCGCCTCCTGGTTGAGCATCAACCCACATGCCGGTCCGATGCGGATCGTGAACATCCTCACCGACTGGCTCATCGAGCCGCTGCACCGCGTCATTCCGCCGATCGGGATCTTCGACGTGACCCCGATCGTCGCGTACTTCCTGCTGTATGTGGCCGAAGGCGTCGTGATGCGGGGACTCTTCTAG
- a CDS encoding acyl-ACP desaturase: protein MSLTDAARRMARKVEVLRDLENTVHEMMVEHDRKRELWFPTELLAAPAGVDPAEHLRSLRERVAGIPDACRAALALNTLTEEGLPHFHRIIAVYLGEDSHWRNWNNLWTAEEDRHGTVLSEYMRDTNVVDQRKMEQLKFEYIKAGFNPEWDKDPYRVFVYTTLQERATQYSHANTGRVIQEYEPLLGGILAKIAMEEARHFTFYRKVFTEILKRDPSEALRSAAQVLPAIDMPGVTIPGFKEFADVIRRSGIYGPRDYLRIVQDQLSHWRIEALEGLDDWGRKAQERMLEVPERLKRIADLMETRSRAKTFAFEVAFAREFVME from the coding sequence ATGAGTCTGACAGACGCAGCACGGCGGATGGCACGGAAGGTCGAGGTTCTCCGGGACCTCGAAAACACCGTGCACGAGATGATGGTCGAGCACGACCGGAAGCGAGAGCTCTGGTTTCCGACCGAGCTCCTCGCGGCACCGGCCGGCGTCGACCCCGCGGAGCATTTGCGTTCGCTCCGGGAGCGGGTGGCCGGGATCCCGGACGCCTGCCGGGCAGCGCTCGCCCTCAACACCCTGACCGAGGAAGGGCTGCCGCATTTCCACCGGATCATCGCCGTCTATCTCGGCGAGGATTCCCACTGGCGCAACTGGAACAATCTCTGGACCGCAGAAGAAGATCGTCACGGCACGGTGTTGAGCGAATACATGCGCGACACCAACGTTGTGGATCAGCGCAAGATGGAGCAGCTCAAGTTCGAGTACATCAAGGCGGGGTTCAACCCGGAGTGGGACAAGGACCCGTACCGCGTCTTCGTCTACACCACGCTTCAGGAGCGCGCCACGCAATACTCGCACGCCAACACGGGACGCGTGATCCAGGAATACGAACCGCTCCTCGGGGGCATTCTCGCGAAAATCGCGATGGAAGAGGCGCGGCATTTCACGTTCTACCGGAAGGTCTTCACCGAGATCCTCAAGCGCGATCCGAGCGAGGCACTTCGCTCGGCGGCACAGGTGCTGCCGGCGATCGACATGCCGGGCGTCACGATTCCCGGCTTCAAGGAATTCGCCGACGTGATTCGCCGGTCAGGGATCTACGGGCCGCGCGATTACCTGCGCATCGTGCAGGATCAGCTGTCGCACTGGCGGATCGAGGCGCTCGAAGGGCTCGATGATTGGGGCCGCAAGGCGCAGGAGCGGATGCTCGAGGTCCCGGAGCGACTCAAGCGAATCGCCGATTTGATGGAGACGCGTTCGCGCGCGAAGACCTTCGCATTCGAAGTCGCCTTCGCACGCGAGTTCGTGATGGAGTAG
- a CDS encoding acyl-CoA dehydrogenase, with protein sequence MTVAAAATPLSVLSEEEELFRQTVREFAETEVAPHVHEMDEASQMRPDLITKFFELGLMGIEIPEQYGGAGATIFLAMLAIEELARVDASAAIYVDVHNTLFNNALIRWGNDEQKARYFPRLTTDLLGAFALSEPASGSDAFALECRATQEGNDWLLTGRKFWITSGAEAGIFIVFANVDPSKGYKGITAFLVEREFPGFSVGKREKKLGIRASSTVELILENCRVPAANVLGPVGQGYKISIETLNEGRIGIGAQMVGVAQGALDAALRYIRERKQFGKTLAEFQGVQFQVAQMATDLEAARLMVYNAARLKDAGLPFTREAAMAKLFSSVTANRIAGQAVELFGGYGYSREYPVEKFYRDAKIGVIYEGTSNMQLQTIAKLHLK encoded by the coding sequence ATGACCGTCGCCGCCGCCGCCACGCCACTCTCCGTCCTCTCCGAGGAAGAGGAACTCTTCCGCCAGACGGTGCGTGAATTCGCAGAAACCGAGGTGGCACCGCACGTCCACGAGATGGATGAAGCGTCGCAGATGCGCCCCGACCTGATCACCAAGTTCTTCGAGCTCGGCCTGATGGGGATCGAGATCCCGGAGCAATACGGCGGCGCGGGCGCGACGATCTTCCTCGCCATGCTCGCGATCGAGGAACTTGCCCGCGTCGACGCGTCGGCGGCGATCTATGTTGACGTCCACAACACGCTCTTCAACAACGCGCTGATCCGCTGGGGGAATGACGAGCAGAAGGCGCGCTACTTCCCGCGCCTTACCACCGACCTGCTCGGCGCCTTCGCGCTCTCCGAGCCGGCGTCGGGATCTGACGCGTTCGCCCTTGAATGTCGCGCAACGCAAGAGGGCAATGACTGGCTCCTGACCGGCCGGAAGTTCTGGATCACCAGCGGCGCGGAGGCCGGCATCTTCATCGTCTTCGCCAACGTCGATCCGTCCAAGGGGTACAAGGGGATCACGGCCTTCCTGGTCGAGCGCGAGTTTCCCGGCTTCTCCGTCGGCAAGCGCGAGAAGAAACTCGGTATCCGGGCATCGAGCACGGTGGAGCTGATCCTCGAAAACTGCCGCGTCCCAGCAGCCAACGTCCTGGGCCCGGTCGGCCAGGGGTACAAGATCTCGATCGAGACGCTCAACGAAGGGCGGATCGGGATCGGGGCGCAGATGGTCGGCGTCGCGCAGGGCGCGCTCGATGCGGCCTTGCGATACATCCGGGAGCGGAAGCAGTTCGGCAAGACACTTGCAGAGTTTCAAGGTGTGCAGTTCCAGGTGGCCCAGATGGCGACCGACCTCGAGGCCGCCCGCCTGATGGTCTACAACGCCGCTCGGCTCAAGGATGCCGGCCTTCCCTTCACCCGGGAGGCGGCGATGGCGAAACTCTTCTCATCAGTGACCGCCAACCGGATCGCAGGTCAGGCCGTAGAGCTTTTCGGCGGTTACGGTTACAGCCGCGAATATCCAGTAGAAAAGTTCTACCGCGACGCCAAGATCGGCGTGATTTACGAAGGCACCAGCAACATGCAGCTCCAGACGATCGCGAAGTTGCATTTGAAATAG
- a CDS encoding bifunctional homocysteine S-methyltransferase/methylenetetrahydrofolate reductase — protein sequence MTTLRELIADRRVHLIDGAMGTMLYDKGVFLNACFDELVTKAPDVVASVHAAYADAGAEIIETNTFGANPAKLAQYGLGADVESLNAAAARLARGAVDSSCTIVGAIGPLGVRLEPFGELGRDEAAAMFGRQIDGLLAGGVDGFCLETFSDVAELEAAIRAVRDRSDLAIIAQVTVGLDGRTAYGTAPEAFGPALEGAGADVIGVNCSIGPQVVLETAERLVRVVSVPVSAQPNAGLPRDVADRKIYMASPEYVAEYARRMVELGVRFVGGCCGTTPSHVRAIRSFVRSTQPRTPSTTIPVSAVAGTAQGTSEVALDQRSNFGAKLATGSWITTVEVVPPRGVDPGPMLAQARALKAAGIDAVNIPDGPRAQSRQGALISGLLIERDVGLEAVVHYACRDRNLLGMLSDLLGASAAGLRNLLIVTGDPPKMGPYPDATAVFDIDSIGLTNLVSRLNRGLDPGGNPIGAPTRFVPGVGVNPAAVDLDRELRRFAWKVEAGARFAMTQPVFDQAQLERFLERAAAFRIPIIAGIWPLVSLRNAEFLANEVPGVTVPASTLHRMRTASERGKDAALAEGIAIAREMLAAIRGQMAGVQVSAPLGKVDVALEVLQ from the coding sequence ATGACCACGCTCCGCGAGTTGATCGCCGACCGCCGCGTCCATCTCATCGACGGCGCGATGGGGACGATGCTGTACGACAAGGGAGTTTTCCTCAACGCCTGCTTCGACGAGCTGGTGACGAAGGCGCCGGATGTCGTCGCGAGCGTCCACGCGGCGTACGCCGACGCCGGCGCGGAAATCATCGAGACCAACACCTTCGGCGCCAATCCGGCCAAGCTCGCACAGTACGGGCTCGGCGCCGACGTCGAATCACTCAACGCGGCGGCGGCGCGTCTCGCCCGCGGTGCGGTCGATTCCTCCTGCACCATCGTCGGAGCGATCGGTCCCCTCGGTGTCCGGCTGGAACCGTTCGGCGAACTGGGGCGTGACGAAGCGGCTGCGATGTTCGGGCGGCAGATCGACGGCCTGCTTGCCGGCGGCGTCGACGGATTCTGCCTGGAAACGTTCTCCGATGTGGCCGAACTCGAAGCCGCCATCCGCGCGGTGCGCGACCGGAGCGACCTCGCGATCATCGCGCAGGTGACGGTTGGCCTCGATGGACGCACCGCGTATGGTACCGCCCCCGAGGCGTTCGGTCCGGCGCTGGAGGGTGCCGGCGCCGACGTGATCGGGGTCAACTGTTCGATCGGCCCGCAGGTGGTGCTCGAGACCGCCGAGCGTTTGGTGCGCGTGGTGAGCGTCCCGGTATCGGCGCAACCGAACGCCGGACTGCCGCGCGATGTCGCCGACCGCAAGATCTACATGGCCTCGCCGGAGTACGTCGCCGAGTACGCGCGCCGAATGGTTGAACTCGGCGTGCGATTTGTCGGCGGATGCTGCGGGACCACGCCGTCGCACGTGCGCGCGATCCGATCGTTCGTGCGGAGTACCCAGCCACGAACTCCGTCGACGACAATACCGGTCTCTGCCGTGGCCGGCACGGCGCAGGGGACCTCCGAAGTCGCACTCGACCAGCGATCGAACTTCGGCGCCAAGCTGGCGACCGGTTCGTGGATCACCACGGTGGAAGTGGTGCCCCCGCGCGGCGTCGATCCCGGGCCGATGCTGGCTCAGGCACGGGCGCTCAAGGCGGCGGGGATCGATGCGGTCAACATTCCCGACGGCCCGCGGGCACAAAGCCGGCAGGGGGCGCTGATCTCCGGATTGCTGATCGAGCGCGATGTCGGTCTCGAAGCGGTGGTTCACTACGCCTGCCGGGACCGCAACCTCCTCGGCATGCTCTCCGATCTTCTGGGCGCGTCAGCGGCGGGACTGCGCAACCTCCTGATCGTGACCGGCGATCCGCCCAAGATGGGGCCGTATCCCGATGCCACCGCGGTCTTCGACATCGATTCGATCGGCCTGACCAACCTGGTATCGCGGCTGAACCGCGGCCTCGATCCGGGCGGCAATCCGATCGGCGCACCAACGCGCTTTGTCCCCGGCGTGGGCGTGAATCCGGCGGCGGTCGACCTCGATCGGGAACTGCGCCGCTTCGCGTGGAAGGTCGAAGCGGGGGCGCGCTTCGCGATGACGCAGCCCGTCTTCGACCAGGCGCAGCTGGAGCGGTTCCTCGAGCGAGCTGCCGCGTTCCGGATTCCGATTATCGCCGGGATCTGGCCGCTGGTGTCGCTGCGCAACGCGGAATTCCTCGCGAACGAAGTCCCCGGGGTCACCGTGCCGGCGAGCACGCTGCACCGGATGCGAACCGCCAGCGAACGCGGCAAGGACGCAGCATTGGCCGAGGGGATTGCCATTGCGCGAGAGATGCTGGCCGCGATCCGCGGGCAGATGGCTGGTGTGCAGGTATCGGCCCCGCTCGGGAAGGTGGACGTCGCCCTGGAGGTGCTGCAGTAG